From the genome of Trichocoleus sp. FACHB-46, one region includes:
- a CDS encoding PD-(D/E)XK nuclease family protein: MQLSQRPAVYALPSYSLTGDLLGFLRCGLQYRYTRIGKLPSTRPVQAWFGQFIHGVLEESYRRFDESRKRGAMNLPPWSEETIAGICELIKKRLAAQQLFPWGADLEELGYARAKVAVNELGPQLFPLIHRAEVRLTGARALPLAQIPPEYRFREADRYEMMGVIDVVTNVQLYDPDLWGNLLVKELLTDFKARSLKPPGEFEVIIDYKGMRRPSQKPIDPSKPSFWDIYGWQAQTYAHLRQAQEDSLPVMAGVIIYLNELLPTKGDLRRLREEIANGETDVVPEPGSETEQLLREWKDRKGEEPPILPFEFRLKRGLRVLPVAEATIAHALQEFDSAVARIEICRGKELQQGRVLSTWEKNAEDESTCAACDARTFCPSYTAETEPKLPGVRT, encoded by the coding sequence ATGCAACTTTCTCAACGTCCTGCGGTTTATGCACTTCCTTCCTACAGCTTGACTGGCGATTTACTGGGCTTCTTGCGGTGTGGGCTTCAGTATCGATATACACGCATCGGCAAATTGCCTTCGACTCGTCCGGTGCAAGCGTGGTTTGGTCAGTTCATTCATGGAGTGTTAGAGGAGTCGTATCGTCGGTTTGATGAGTCTCGGAAGAGGGGAGCAATGAATTTGCCACCCTGGTCAGAGGAGACGATCGCCGGAATTTGTGAACTCATCAAGAAGCGGCTAGCAGCGCAACAGCTTTTCCCCTGGGGAGCAGACCTGGAGGAATTAGGATACGCCAGAGCTAAAGTGGCTGTGAATGAATTGGGACCACAATTGTTTCCTCTGATCCACCGAGCAGAGGTGCGGTTGACGGGGGCAAGAGCATTACCACTCGCCCAGATACCCCCTGAGTATAGATTCCGAGAAGCCGATCGCTACGAGATGATGGGCGTAATTGACGTTGTAACGAACGTCCAGCTTTACGACCCAGATTTGTGGGGGAATCTATTGGTGAAAGAGCTTCTGACAGATTTTAAGGCGCGATCGCTCAAGCCTCCTGGTGAGTTTGAGGTGATTATCGACTACAAGGGAATGCGTCGCCCATCGCAGAAGCCAATTGACCCCAGTAAGCCCAGCTTTTGGGACATTTATGGTTGGCAAGCTCAAACCTACGCTCACTTGCGGCAGGCACAGGAAGACAGTTTGCCTGTAATGGCTGGAGTGATTATTTACCTGAATGAGTTGCTGCCGACGAAGGGAGATCTGCGGCGACTGCGGGAGGAGATTGCAAACGGGGAGACTGATGTCGTGCCAGAACCGGGAAGTGAAACGGAACAGCTGCTGCGGGAGTGGAAGGATCGTAAGGGGGAGGAGCCTCCGATTTTGCCGTTTGAGTTTCGGCTAAAACGGGGTTTGCGAGTTCTACCAGTGGCAGAAGCAACCATTGCCCATGCCCTCCAGGAGTTTGACAGTGCCGTTGCCCGAATTGAAATTTGCCGAGGGAAGGAGTTGCAGCAGGGGCGGGTATTGTCCACCTGGGAGAAGAATGCGGAGGATGAGAGTACCTGTGCTGCCTGTGATGCGAGAACGTTTTGCCCTAGCTATACGGCAGAGACGGAGCCTAAGTTGCCAGGAGTGAGAACGTAA